The Megasphaera stantonii genome includes a window with the following:
- a CDS encoding IS30 family transposase: MCHYHHLTLSERENLLFFRAQSYSISRIAAALGRDKSTISRELRRNTVNGKYLPITAQQQYARRRKACKPHKRLENAELFALVKNLFLVHHWSPEEIAGRLQLEHQKALLSYATIYRAIYAGMFDETSSSHGSRGAVRRLRHHGKSRHTRQYQERRGSIPISHDISERPAGAANRSRRGHWECDTIAGKTGKACLVTLVDRKSRYLVGGKAAKKTAQAVNTVLLQVLQGQPVKSLTPDRGKEFAHHAAVTEALNGVPFYFPPPHQPWQRGSNENTNGLVREYFPKGTDITLVPEAYVQAVFAELNRRPRKCLGYKTPYEVHYSKKLHLA; this comes from the coding sequence ATGTGCCACTATCATCATCTTACTCTATCTGAACGAGAAAATCTACTCTTTTTTCGCGCGCAGTCCTATTCTATCTCTCGAATTGCGGCGGCCCTCGGCCGAGATAAATCCACGATCTCACGGGAACTACGCAGAAATACAGTGAACGGCAAGTATCTGCCCATCACCGCACAACAACAGTATGCCCGCCGCCGTAAGGCATGCAAGCCTCACAAGCGGTTAGAGAATGCCGAGCTATTCGCATTGGTTAAAAATCTCTTCCTGGTGCATCATTGGTCCCCAGAAGAAATTGCCGGACGCTTGCAGCTGGAACATCAGAAGGCACTCCTTAGCTATGCAACGATTTACCGCGCCATATATGCCGGTATGTTTGATGAAACGTCGTCCTCCCATGGGTCCCGCGGTGCGGTCCGCCGCTTGCGGCATCATGGAAAATCCCGGCATACCCGGCAATATCAGGAACGACGGGGTTCTATTCCCATCTCTCACGATATTTCGGAACGGCCAGCAGGAGCCGCTAACCGCTCCCGGCGAGGACATTGGGAATGTGATACCATAGCAGGAAAGACAGGAAAAGCCTGTCTGGTTACGTTGGTAGATAGAAAGAGCCGGTATCTGGTAGGAGGCAAAGCAGCCAAAAAGACAGCACAAGCCGTCAATACGGTATTGCTTCAGGTACTGCAAGGGCAACCTGTAAAAAGCCTTACGCCGGACAGAGGAAAAGAGTTCGCCCATCATGCCGCTGTCACGGAGGCCTTGAACGGCGTGCCGTTTTATTTCCCGCCGCCGCATCAGCCCTGGCAGCGGGGAAGCAACGAAAATACCAATGGCCTAGTCCGAGAGTATTTCCCGAAAGGGACGGACATCACACTCGTTCCAGAAGCCTATGTGCAAGCTGTTTTTGCAGAACTAAATCGCCGTCCCCGAAAATGTTTAGGATACAAAACGCCATACGAAGTACATTACTCTAAAAAGTTGCACTTAGCTTGA
- a CDS encoding YerC/YecD family TrpR-related protein: MSANEKLKDYLHDQLFSAILQLKNLDECYEFFEDICTVQEMKAIAARLEVARMLKAGDIYEDIVKKTGASTATISRIKRCLMYGSGGYEKILTRMAEHDPEFLKTTSNRKHGHGQDA, from the coding sequence ATGAGCGCCAATGAAAAGTTGAAGGATTATCTTCACGACCAGCTGTTTTCGGCGATATTGCAGCTGAAAAATTTAGACGAATGCTACGAATTTTTTGAAGATATATGCACGGTGCAGGAAATGAAGGCTATTGCGGCCCGCCTCGAAGTCGCCCGCATGCTCAAGGCCGGCGATATTTACGAAGACATCGTCAAGAAGACCGGCGCCAGCACGGCGACGATCAGCCGCATCAAGCGCTGCCTCATGTACGGCAGCGGCGGCTATGAAAAAATCCTGACCCGCATGGCCGAGCACGACCCGGAATTTTTAAAGACGACGTCCAACCGAAAGCATGGTCACGGGCAGGACGCATAA